The Desulfoscipio gibsoniae DSM 7213 genome contains a region encoding:
- a CDS encoding FAD-binding oxidoreductase → MALVTRLGRIVGEHNVFSSREERVCYAYDGTFHFHMPDVVVKPQNAEQIAQILKLANDSNTPVFPRGAGTGLSGGSLPVHGGIAMVLTGMDSILEIDAGNQVAVVEPGVVTGRLHAAVAEQELFYPPDPASLDVCTIGGNIAECAGGPRGVKYGVTRDYVLGLELVTPTGDLIKTGGKTIKNVTGYDLTRLMVGSEGTLGIVTKALLRLIPLPGTIKTVLAVFDDLLQASDAILAVFKSGVIPATMEIMDAEAIKCVVEHAGARLPRDADAVLLIEVDGCPAAVEEEVNAVAEACLQHRARSVETASTPEERNRLWQARRAVSPALVKLKPTKISEDATVPRAQVPAMIRRLQQIREKYDLNLVIFGHAGDGNLHPNIIADERDAGEMARVEQAVGEIFQAALELGGTLSGEHGIGTMKTPYMQAEFGTQGLAYMRRIKKSLDPNNILNPGKIFSE, encoded by the coding sequence ATGGCACTAGTAACGCGGTTGGGCAGAATTGTTGGTGAACATAATGTTTTTAGTTCCCGGGAGGAAAGGGTTTGCTATGCCTATGATGGTACCTTTCATTTTCATATGCCTGATGTGGTGGTAAAACCGCAAAATGCGGAGCAGATAGCCCAAATTTTAAAGCTGGCCAACGACAGCAATACCCCCGTATTTCCCCGCGGGGCGGGCACGGGCTTGAGCGGAGGCTCACTGCCTGTCCACGGAGGTATTGCTATGGTGCTGACCGGTATGGACAGTATACTGGAAATCGATGCAGGTAACCAGGTGGCGGTGGTGGAACCGGGTGTGGTTACCGGGCGGCTGCATGCGGCGGTGGCCGAACAAGAACTGTTTTATCCGCCGGACCCCGCCAGTTTGGACGTTTGCACCATCGGGGGCAATATTGCCGAGTGCGCCGGTGGGCCCCGCGGGGTCAAATACGGGGTTACCCGGGATTATGTGCTGGGTTTGGAACTGGTTACGCCCACCGGGGATTTAATTAAAACCGGGGGGAAAACCATTAAAAACGTAACCGGCTATGATTTAACCAGGTTGATGGTTGGCTCGGAGGGTACTCTGGGTATCGTCACCAAAGCGCTGCTGCGGTTAATTCCACTGCCCGGGACTATTAAAACAGTACTGGCTGTATTTGATGACTTGCTGCAGGCCAGCGACGCCATATTGGCCGTATTCAAAAGCGGGGTAATTCCCGCTACTATGGAAATAATGGATGCAGAGGCCATTAAATGCGTGGTCGAGCATGCCGGTGCCCGGCTGCCCCGGGACGCCGATGCAGTGCTGTTGATCGAAGTGGATGGCTGCCCCGCCGCTGTCGAAGAGGAAGTGAATGCAGTGGCCGAGGCCTGCCTGCAGCACCGGGCCCGCAGCGTGGAAACGGCAAGCACGCCGGAGGAGCGGAACCGGCTGTGGCAGGCCAGGCGGGCCGTGTCCCCGGCCCTGGTCAAACTTAAGCCCACTAAAATTTCCGAGGATGCCACCGTGCCCAGGGCGCAAGTGCCGGCAATGATCAGACGGCTGCAGCAAATCAGGGAAAAGTATGACCTGAATTTGGTTATATTCGGGCATGCCGGGGACGGCAACCTGCATCCCAATATTATTGCCGATGAGCGCGACGCCGGGGAAATGGCCCGGGTGGAACAAGCTGTGGGGGAAATTTTCCAGGCGGCCCTGGAACTGGGCGGCACACTGAGCGGAGAGCATGGCATTGGTACCATGAAAACCCCCTATATGCAGGCGGAATTCGGCACCCAGGGCTTGGCTTACATGCGCAGG
- a CDS encoding AAA family ATPase has product MRPLRLVMSAFGPYAAVQELDFTELGDRSFFLIHGPTGAGKTTILDAMCFALYGDTSGARREGKQMRSDHADWNTVTYVTFDFAVGPEVYRVQRHPEQERPKKHGVGTTTMRADATLWKITGRAANDAREGTMLAGGWIKVRAAVENLLGFKSSQFRQVVMLPQGEFRKLLVADSKERQVILETLFHIELYRLVEELLKESAGELKKKLENLQEQKKWLLQQAGTEGPDELNRRLQSHMLELEAMAEKVACSRAAVKKAQEQLAAGQKARDLLDEQNHALAAVAELEQRIQSVEAARQELSGARQAAGLVDAENTLWTRRSESVAAEKNLAARHAELKEARLAREKAIQNWTLEKDREPEREAAVREVNRLAELAGKVDSLTRARSDVMVAYKQAKVLESTYTGAKAFLTAQLSAIEEKTKLRDNAVKQAGQAYALEATCKEMEQLYNKREKLKALRQQLGTIRKNLALAEQTCRQAENNYVRAKEELSVSQKAWHSGQAAILAGGLIAGTPCPVCGSLEHPSPARSTKHVPTEEEVKARQQQLNNLEGYRDQVKNKANLLVTEQAALESRVLDLENELGKWAVAEPAALETAAVEAKQMWNRALQAEATAAALARELETLRAGEKTARGKLETLEKELRDAGAALKSAQTVVRERESDIPGELRDLHALNKARQAAISRRERLSAGLEQARKAAEAASQELVKADTAVTEAQNTWQMTKTRAAEAANLFNARLKTAGFANATEYAQAKRTPEQMQRLEKLIQEFDANLGAARERRDRAFQRAAGLAEPDLEKMAVILKAAEQNRDDALQQETQLRSLIKQEHNWLKTIAGVYNEIDGLEKQYSLWGHLSEVANGKNKYGLTFQRFVLGALLDDVTVAATQRLKLMSRGRYHLQRTLERARSNAAGGLELEVFDTYTGVARGVATLSGGETFLASLSLALGLADVVQSYAGGLHLDTIFVDEGFGTLDPESLDLAMRALMDLQKGGRLVGIISHVPELKEIIDARLEIQSTKKGSSACFKLP; this is encoded by the coding sequence ATGAGACCATTGCGGTTGGTCATGAGCGCATTTGGACCCTATGCCGCTGTCCAGGAACTTGATTTTACGGAACTGGGCGACCGCTCTTTCTTTTTAATCCACGGTCCCACCGGTGCGGGAAAAACCACTATCCTTGACGCCATGTGTTTTGCCCTGTACGGCGATACCAGTGGTGCCCGGCGGGAGGGCAAACAGATGCGCAGTGACCATGCAGACTGGAATACAGTTACCTATGTAACTTTCGACTTTGCCGTCGGGCCTGAGGTTTACCGAGTCCAACGCCACCCGGAGCAGGAACGCCCCAAAAAACATGGTGTTGGAACCACAACCATGCGGGCCGATGCCACCCTGTGGAAAATAACCGGTCGGGCTGCCAATGATGCCCGGGAGGGTACGATGCTGGCCGGCGGGTGGATAAAAGTCCGGGCAGCGGTGGAAAATCTATTGGGTTTCAAGAGCAGCCAGTTCAGACAGGTGGTGATGCTGCCCCAGGGTGAATTCCGCAAGTTACTGGTGGCGGATTCCAAAGAACGCCAGGTTATATTAGAGACTCTCTTCCACATTGAATTATATCGTCTGGTGGAAGAGCTCCTCAAAGAATCAGCCGGAGAGCTCAAAAAAAAGCTGGAAAACCTCCAGGAGCAGAAGAAATGGCTATTGCAACAGGCTGGTACAGAGGGCCCGGACGAGCTGAACCGGAGGCTGCAAAGCCATATGCTGGAACTGGAGGCTATGGCGGAAAAGGTGGCCTGCAGCCGTGCAGCGGTTAAGAAAGCGCAGGAACAGTTGGCCGCCGGGCAAAAAGCCCGGGATTTACTTGATGAACAAAACCATGCCCTGGCCGCGGTGGCGGAGCTGGAGCAGCGAATCCAAAGTGTGGAGGCCGCCCGGCAGGAACTGTCCGGTGCCCGCCAGGCTGCCGGTTTGGTGGATGCGGAAAATACGTTATGGACCCGCCGGAGTGAATCTGTCGCTGCGGAGAAAAACCTGGCTGCCCGGCATGCTGAATTGAAAGAGGCCCGGCTGGCCAGGGAAAAGGCTATACAGAACTGGACCCTGGAAAAGGACAGAGAACCGGAGCGGGAAGCGGCCGTACGGGAGGTCAACCGGCTGGCTGAGCTGGCCGGCAAGGTGGATTCCCTCACCCGGGCCCGCAGTGATGTTATGGTGGCATATAAACAGGCAAAAGTATTGGAAAGCACCTATACCGGGGCCAAGGCTTTTTTAACGGCCCAGCTATCTGCTATTGAAGAAAAAACTAAACTGCGCGATAATGCGGTTAAACAGGCCGGCCAGGCTTATGCGCTGGAAGCGACCTGCAAGGAAATGGAGCAGTTATATAATAAGAGGGAAAAACTGAAAGCATTGCGCCAACAACTGGGCACTATCCGCAAAAACCTTGCTTTGGCCGAACAAACCTGCCGACAGGCGGAAAATAATTATGTCAGGGCCAAGGAAGAACTTTCCGTATCTCAAAAAGCATGGCACAGTGGACAGGCCGCTATACTGGCGGGGGGATTAATCGCAGGCACTCCCTGTCCCGTGTGCGGCTCCCTTGAACACCCCTCACCAGCCAGGAGCACCAAACACGTACCAACTGAAGAAGAAGTCAAGGCACGGCAGCAGCAATTAAATAACCTGGAGGGTTATCGTGATCAAGTAAAAAATAAAGCCAACCTTTTAGTTACTGAACAAGCGGCTTTGGAAAGCAGGGTTCTGGATCTGGAAAACGAGCTGGGCAAGTGGGCTGTTGCTGAGCCGGCCGCACTTGAGACCGCCGCTGTGGAAGCTAAACAAATGTGGAACCGTGCATTGCAGGCTGAAGCAACGGCGGCAGCCCTGGCCAGGGAACTGGAGACGCTGAGGGCCGGGGAGAAAACCGCCCGGGGTAAACTGGAAACGCTGGAAAAGGAGCTGCGGGATGCCGGAGCGGCCCTCAAGTCCGCCCAAACGGTGGTGCGGGAGCGGGAATCCGACATACCCGGGGAGCTGCGCGATTTACATGCGCTAAATAAAGCCCGGCAAGCGGCGATAAGCAGGCGGGAAAGGCTGTCGGCCGGCCTGGAACAAGCCAGGAAAGCTGCGGAGGCGGCAAGTCAAGAATTAGTCAAGGCTGATACCGCGGTAACTGAGGCCCAAAATACCTGGCAAATGACCAAGACCCGGGCCGCGGAGGCAGCGAATCTTTTTAACGCACGACTAAAAACAGCCGGCTTTGCCAATGCCACGGAATATGCGCAGGCCAAGCGAACACCGGAGCAAATGCAAAGGCTGGAAAAATTAATTCAGGAATTTGATGCCAACCTGGGTGCCGCCCGGGAACGACGGGACCGGGCTTTTCAGCGGGCTGCGGGTTTAGCTGAGCCTGATTTGGAAAAAATGGCCGTTATTTTGAAAGCGGCTGAACAAAATCGAGATGATGCGCTGCAGCAGGAAACCCAATTGCGTTCACTGATTAAACAGGAACATAACTGGCTGAAAACAATTGCCGGTGTGTATAATGAAATTGATGGATTGGAAAAACAGTATTCGTTATGGGGACACCTTTCTGAAGTGGCCAATGGTAAAAATAAATATGGATTAACTTTTCAGCGCTTTGTGTTGGGAGCGCTGCTGGACGATGTTACTGTAGCCGCTACCCAGCGCCTCAAGCTGATGAGCCGCGGGCGCTATCACCTGCAGCGCACCCTGGAACGGGCTCGCAGTAATGCCGCGGGGGGGTTGGAGTTGGAAGTTTTTGATACTTATACCGGCGTGGCCAGGGGGGTGGCTACTCTGTCCGGCGGTGAAACCTTCCTGGCCTCACTGTCCCTGGCCCTGGGATTGGCCGATGTGGTGCAGTCCTATGCCGGTGGCCTGCACTTGGATACCATATTTGTGGATGAAGGATTCGGCACCCTGGATCCCGAATCTCTGGATTTGGCCATGCGGGCCTTGATGGACCTGCAAAAGGGCGGGCGCCTGGTGGGTATTATCTCCCACGTGCCCGAGCTTAAAGAAATTATTGACGCCCGGCTGGAAATACAGTCTACTAAAAAAGGCAGCTCGGCGTGCTTTAAACTGCCGTAA
- a CDS encoding exonuclease SbcCD subunit D, with amino-acid sequence MRFIHTADWHLGRIFHGVHLTDDQAYILEQFVRLVGDIKPDAVVIAGDVYDRSVPPHEAVQLLDEVLYRIIMDCRVPVLIIAGNHDSSQRLGFGHRLLARQGLYITGQLNTGFVPVVIEDAHGPVYFCPVPYIEPPVVRELLGMRDVQEHDGAMAAVVGRWTSRVPPGGRKVALAHTFVAGGEESESERPLSIGGADRVPAAHFQAFNYTALGHLHKSQAAGGEHIRYAGSLMKYSFSEAAHNKSVTLVELDALGNVTWEALSLSPRRDVRCIDGYLSDILAETPGGDSKEDYIMVTLRDSGAILDAIGKLREVYPNVLHIERPYLTSGGALRGPGGDHRRLSEMDLFTSFFQQVSGEELSPEQQKVLARTVEQIYRQDYQAGQGAWSGGFISKREEGVRV; translated from the coding sequence ATGCGGTTTATACATACGGCTGACTGGCATTTGGGCCGTATTTTTCATGGTGTACATTTAACGGATGACCAGGCTTATATTCTGGAGCAGTTTGTCAGGCTGGTTGGTGACATTAAGCCCGATGCGGTAGTAATTGCCGGGGATGTTTATGATCGTTCCGTGCCGCCGCACGAAGCGGTTCAGTTATTGGATGAAGTACTCTACCGGATAATCATGGACTGCCGGGTGCCCGTTTTAATAATTGCCGGTAACCACGATAGTTCCCAGCGGTTGGGATTTGGCCATCGTTTGCTGGCCCGCCAGGGTCTTTACATAACCGGTCAGTTGAATACCGGCTTTGTGCCGGTGGTAATTGAAGATGCCCATGGGCCGGTGTATTTTTGTCCCGTGCCTTATATCGAGCCACCCGTCGTGCGGGAACTCCTGGGAATGCGAGATGTGCAGGAGCACGATGGTGCCATGGCTGCTGTGGTTGGCCGGTGGACATCCCGGGTGCCTCCGGGGGGGCGTAAAGTAGCGCTGGCTCATACCTTTGTAGCGGGTGGCGAGGAAAGTGAATCGGAACGGCCGCTTTCCATTGGCGGGGCGGACAGGGTGCCGGCCGCTCACTTTCAGGCTTTTAACTATACAGCCCTGGGGCATTTGCACAAATCCCAAGCGGCCGGGGGGGAGCACATCCGCTATGCCGGATCTCTAATGAAATATTCCTTCTCCGAGGCAGCCCACAACAAATCGGTCACCCTGGTTGAATTGGATGCTTTGGGGAACGTCACCTGGGAGGCCCTTTCCTTATCTCCCCGGCGGGATGTGCGCTGCATTGACGGTTATTTGAGTGATATTCTGGCGGAAACGCCCGGCGGGGACAGCAAAGAGGATTATATCATGGTGACTTTACGGGATTCGGGTGCTATACTGGATGCCATCGGCAAGCTGCGGGAAGTTTACCCCAATGTATTGCACATTGAGCGCCCTTATTTAACCTCTGGCGGTGCTTTGCGTGGACCGGGGGGCGACCACCGCCGCCTGAGCGAAATGGATTTGTTTACCTCCTTTTTCCAACAGGTTTCCGGTGAAGAATTGTCCCCGGAACAGCAAAAGGTGCTTGCCCGCACAGTAGAACAGATCTACCGGCAAGACTACCAGGCGGGACAAGGGGCCTGGAGTGGCGGCTTTATATCGAAGCGGGAAGAGGGGGTGCGGGTATGA
- a CDS encoding MFS transporter, protein MQINSVQLVSIVNFFMNFAIQGSLIFIPLLGAQMGASDFQVGLIGACYGGSYLLSSLYFGRQSDRSGRLGFVRIGLLLCAITFAAQLLANQIFTLALVRAGVGLALGVATAALVAYAFESGANMGRYSSYGSLGWIAGALLAAYLNNIAYLFAVSSLCCTAAFFISLRFPGETGGTATQASAPKTQMPSFKNVFKRGWPIYLAVFLRHLGAAAVWIILPLYFISLGLDRFWVGILWGINFAVQFIVMRHLERFNPNSIFAFGQVLSIGVFIAYTLVDQLWLLMIVQVMLGVTWSCLYVGALLLVLKTGEDKGTASGIFQATLNLCNAVGPFLGGIIAHGWGYNGVMVFAAALGAAGLITAIPRAQKQQPVHQ, encoded by the coding sequence ATGCAGATAAATTCTGTACAACTAGTTAGCATAGTAAATTTTTTTATGAACTTTGCCATTCAGGGATCGCTTATCTTTATTCCCCTCCTGGGTGCTCAAATGGGTGCTTCGGATTTTCAAGTAGGATTAATTGGAGCTTGCTATGGCGGCTCATACCTGCTGTCCTCTCTTTATTTTGGACGCCAATCCGACCGGTCGGGCAGGCTGGGCTTCGTCCGCATTGGGCTGCTGCTGTGTGCCATAACTTTTGCAGCCCAGCTGCTGGCCAATCAAATATTCACCCTTGCCCTGGTACGGGCCGGGGTGGGTCTGGCTCTGGGAGTAGCCACCGCCGCTCTAGTCGCCTACGCATTTGAGTCCGGGGCCAATATGGGGCGTTATAGTTCCTATGGGTCACTTGGTTGGATAGCAGGTGCATTACTGGCAGCTTATTTAAATAATATTGCCTATCTTTTCGCTGTCAGTTCCCTGTGCTGCACCGCTGCTTTTTTCATTTCTCTACGATTTCCCGGAGAAACCGGGGGTACTGCAACACAGGCAAGTGCCCCAAAAACGCAAATGCCCAGCTTTAAAAATGTTTTCAAGCGCGGCTGGCCCATTTACCTGGCTGTTTTCTTGCGTCACCTGGGAGCTGCGGCAGTCTGGATTATACTGCCCCTTTATTTTATTTCCCTGGGGCTGGATCGCTTTTGGGTGGGCATATTGTGGGGAATTAACTTTGCTGTACAGTTTATCGTTATGCGCCATTTGGAACGATTTAACCCCAATTCCATTTTTGCCTTTGGCCAAGTGCTGTCAATTGGTGTGTTTATAGCCTATACTTTAGTGGACCAGCTTTGGCTGCTAATGATTGTCCAGGTAATGCTGGGAGTTACCTGGTCCTGTCTTTATGTCGGTGCTTTACTGCTAGTTCTGAAAACCGGAGAGGATAAAGGAACCGCCAGCGGTATTTTCCAGGCCACTCTCAATCTTTGCAACGCCGTGGGGCCTTTCCTGGGCGGTATCATAGCTCATGGATGGGGTTACAACGGGGTGATGGTATTTGCGGCTGCGCTGGGAGCAGCCGGGTTAATAACAGCTATTCCCCGGGCACAAAAACAACAGCCAGTTCATCAGTAA
- a CDS encoding potassium/proton antiporter, which translates to MLHDKIIFLFAILLIVGIITTRFSARLGVPSLILYVAVGMFLNNFIYFDNASLAQLGAMMALIVILFEGGMQTRWDQVHPVLLPSISLATVGVLLTSLSIGIFAKFVLDVTWLEGLLFGAIVGSTDAAAVFAVLGDKNIKPRLKTTLEAESGSNDPMAVFLTISFIQLIQMPDMSVLGVLFSFFWQMGFGVAMGILMGKLAVWSINKINFDSSGLYPILALGFAIFTYGSTALLQGSGILAVYVAGLWVGNADLTFRQPILRFHEGFAWMSQILLFILLGLLVFPRELLHITWQGIIISALLIFVARPVAVYISTLKMGYSFKDKIFISWSGLRGAVPIVLATYPLVAGLENSNLIFNVVFFVVLTSALIQGSTIPYLANLLGLSVGEKVTPTHSLELVSMGKTNTEIMEILIKEESSALDQEVQNLELPKDVLIAAIIRDDRVVTPYGGTKILLGDILYVMVPKAKRESIKKVFLPKKDRQKNRRIPVTN; encoded by the coding sequence ATATTACATGATAAAATAATATTTCTATTTGCTATATTGCTTATTGTCGGTATTATTACAACCAGATTTTCTGCACGTTTGGGTGTTCCTTCACTTATTCTATATGTAGCCGTGGGCATGTTCCTAAATAATTTTATTTATTTTGATAATGCGTCCTTAGCCCAATTAGGTGCAATGATGGCATTAATTGTGATTTTGTTTGAGGGCGGTATGCAAACACGATGGGATCAGGTGCACCCGGTTCTTCTTCCCTCTATTTCTTTAGCCACCGTTGGTGTCTTATTGACTTCATTATCAATTGGAATTTTTGCTAAATTTGTCTTAGATGTAACCTGGTTGGAAGGGTTATTATTTGGCGCCATTGTGGGATCAACTGATGCCGCGGCGGTCTTTGCGGTTCTCGGGGATAAAAATATCAAGCCAAGGTTAAAGACAACCCTGGAAGCTGAGTCCGGTTCCAATGATCCTATGGCTGTGTTTTTAACCATTTCTTTTATTCAGTTAATCCAAATGCCCGATATGAGCGTTTTAGGGGTTCTTTTTAGTTTCTTTTGGCAAATGGGCTTTGGGGTAGCCATGGGGATCTTAATGGGTAAACTGGCTGTATGGAGTATTAATAAAATCAACTTTGACTCTTCTGGTTTATACCCTATTTTAGCATTAGGGTTTGCTATATTTACCTATGGTTCCACAGCACTGCTCCAAGGGAGCGGCATCCTTGCCGTGTACGTCGCGGGTCTGTGGGTAGGAAATGCGGATTTAACCTTTCGTCAACCAATTTTACGTTTTCATGAAGGATTTGCCTGGATGTCCCAAATTCTACTATTTATTCTACTAGGGCTGTTGGTTTTCCCCCGTGAACTTTTACACATCACTTGGCAGGGGATTATTATTTCAGCTTTACTAATCTTTGTAGCCAGGCCGGTTGCGGTGTATATTAGTACACTTAAAATGGGCTATTCCTTCAAAGATAAAATATTTATATCCTGGTCGGGGTTAAGAGGGGCCGTTCCCATTGTTCTAGCAACTTACCCTCTGGTTGCTGGTTTGGAAAACAGTAACTTAATCTTTAATGTGGTGTTTTTCGTTGTACTTACCTCGGCCCTTATCCAGGGCTCAACTATTCCCTATTTAGCCAACTTATTAGGGCTTTCAGTGGGTGAGAAGGTAACACCTACTCATAGCCTTGAACTTGTTTCCATGGGTAAAACCAATACAGAAATAATGGAAATTTTAATTAAAGAAGAATCCAGTGCCTTAGATCAGGAAGTGCAGAATCTGGAATTGCCAAAAGATGTTTTGATTGCTGCGATAATACGCGACGATAGGGTTGTTACACCATATGGAGGTACAAAAATACTTTTAGGTGATATTTTGTACGTCATGGTTCCTAAAGCTAAGCGTGAGAGTATAAAAAAAGTTTTTCTTCCTAAAAAAGATCGCCAAAAGAATCGCCGGATTCCTGTCACAAATTAG
- a CDS encoding FAD-dependent oxidoreductase, with translation MRFPNLFKEGQIGHMRIRNRTVMPPMGTNLANENGAVTPAMIHYYRERAKGGVGLIITEINCVDSPQGNAIANELSIADNSYIAGHNELVEAVKEHGAKIITQLHHAGRQTTPENTYGLQPVAPSAIPDPHLQVMPRELTVEEIKDIEQMFIKAAIRSQNAGYDGVELHGAHGYLIGQFISPFSNRRTDLYGGDLSGRMRFPLNIVRGIKRELGNNFPVLFRMSADEFVEGGVHLDEAKQIARLLQDAGVDALDISSGVYASMSTILEPMSYPEGWRVYLAENIKKEVHIPVITVGVIRSPEVAEGIIADGRADFVALGRTLIADPEWPFKALEGRTEDIRKCITCNIWCIGERVFKNLHVRCTVNPVAGRELEYPQITSTLSPMHFAVVGGGPAGMEAARVLSTAGHRVSLFEKQPELGGQILMACVPPGKEKIRWSIDYLQTQIRKLGVEIHLNTGAGADMLQGMNVDAAIVATGAAPVIPDIPGVHNPTVTTAWELLAGRYEVGNRVVVVGGGSVGCETGLYLKHRGVDVTVVEMEDELAVDTEPISRHSLLDELRKTGVHTITGFNVREIKPDGVVAVDRAWREHWLPCTHVVLSVGAQPLNHLAEELRQRGMRVFVVGDAKRPRKLNHAISDGFLTAHRITQAETLIRPYRPFPVQQPYREQQQEQILQ, from the coding sequence TTGAGGTTTCCCAATCTCTTTAAAGAAGGTCAAATCGGCCATATGCGCATTCGCAACCGTACTGTTATGCCCCCCATGGGTACCAACCTGGCTAATGAAAATGGCGCCGTTACACCGGCCATGATTCATTATTACCGCGAGAGGGCCAAGGGCGGCGTGGGATTAATCATTACCGAAATAAACTGTGTGGATTCGCCCCAGGGCAATGCTATCGCCAACGAGTTGAGCATTGCCGACAACTCGTACATTGCCGGGCATAATGAACTGGTGGAGGCCGTAAAAGAGCACGGTGCCAAAATAATCACCCAGCTGCATCATGCCGGTCGCCAGACCACCCCGGAAAATACTTACGGTTTGCAGCCCGTGGCCCCTTCAGCGATACCTGACCCCCATTTGCAGGTGATGCCCAGGGAGCTTACCGTTGAGGAAATAAAGGATATTGAGCAAATGTTTATCAAAGCCGCCATTAGATCGCAAAATGCAGGTTATGACGGCGTGGAACTGCACGGTGCCCATGGCTACCTGATCGGCCAGTTTATTTCACCCTTCAGTAACCGGCGCACCGATCTGTATGGCGGTGACCTGAGCGGTCGGATGCGCTTTCCTCTGAATATTGTACGGGGTATCAAGCGGGAGTTGGGTAATAACTTCCCTGTTTTGTTTCGCATGAGTGCTGATGAATTTGTAGAAGGCGGCGTGCATCTTGACGAGGCCAAACAAATAGCCCGGCTGCTGCAGGATGCAGGGGTGGATGCTCTGGATATATCCTCGGGAGTATACGCCTCCATGTCCACCATATTGGAACCCATGAGCTATCCCGAGGGATGGCGGGTTTACCTGGCGGAAAATATTAAAAAAGAAGTACACATACCCGTGATTACCGTGGGTGTCATCCGCAGCCCCGAGGTGGCCGAAGGTATTATCGCCGATGGCCGGGCTGATTTTGTCGCACTGGGCCGCACCCTCATTGCCGATCCGGAATGGCCGTTTAAAGCGCTGGAAGGGCGCACTGAGGATATTAGAAAGTGCATCACCTGCAATATTTGGTGTATTGGTGAGCGGGTATTTAAAAACTTACATGTGCGCTGTACGGTAAACCCGGTGGCAGGGCGGGAGTTGGAGTACCCGCAAATTACTTCCACCCTTTCCCCCATGCATTTTGCGGTGGTGGGCGGGGGGCCTGCCGGAATGGAAGCGGCCCGGGTGCTGTCCACCGCGGGGCACAGGGTATCATTGTTTGAAAAACAGCCCGAGCTGGGTGGCCAAATACTCATGGCCTGTGTGCCGCCGGGTAAAGAAAAAATACGGTGGTCCATTGACTACCTGCAAACCCAGATCCGTAAACTGGGCGTGGAGATACATTTGAATACCGGGGCCGGCGCCGATATGCTCCAGGGTATGAACGTTGATGCCGCCATAGTGGCTACGGGGGCGGCTCCGGTGATACCGGATATCCCCGGCGTCCACAATCCAACCGTTACCACGGCCTGGGAGCTGCTGGCCGGTAGATACGAAGTGGGTAACCGGGTGGTTGTGGTAGGCGGCGGCAGTGTAGGCTGCGAGACGGGGCTTTATCTAAAGCACCGGGGGGTAGATGTAACCGTGGTGGAAATGGAGGATGAGCTGGCCGTGGACACGGAGCCCATCTCCCGGCATTCACTCCTTGATGAGCTGCGTAAAACCGGCGTGCATACCATTACCGGCTTTAATGTGCGGGAAATCAAGCCCGACGGTGTTGTGGCAGTGGACCGCGCCTGGCGGGAGCACTGGCTTCCCTGCACCCACGTGGTGCTCTCGGTGGGGGCACAGCCATTAAATCATCTGGCAGAAGAGTTAAGGCAGCGGGGGATGCGGGTGTTTGTGGTAGGTGATGCTAAACGGCCGCGTAAGTTGAATCACGCCATCAGCGACGGCTTTTTAACGGCGCACCGCATCACCCAGGCGGAAACGCTCATCAGGCCATACCGGCCGTTCCCCGTACAGCAGCCCTACCGGGAGCAGCAACAGGAGCAGATACTACAGTAA
- a CDS encoding zinc-ribbon domain containing protein, with protein MFEDKTLNCKDCGSDFVFTASEQQFYADKGFANEPGRCPECRAARKAANRGGNSYGRERRQMYDAVCSACGKETQVPFQPRGDKPVYCRDCYKPRNNW; from the coding sequence ATGTTTGAAGACAAAACTTTAAATTGTAAGGATTGTGGTTCCGACTTTGTTTTCACCGCTTCCGAGCAGCAATTCTATGCAGACAAGGGGTTTGCCAATGAACCCGGTCGCTGCCCTGAGTGCCGTGCCGCACGAAAGGCTGCCAACCGGGGGGGCAATAGCTATGGTCGTGAAAGACGCCAGATGTATGATGCAGTTTGCTCAGCCTGCGGCAAAGAAACCCAGGTACCTTTTCAACCCCGCGGTGATAAACCCGTGTACTGTCGCGATTGCTACAAACCGCGCAACAATTGGTAA